DNA from Panthera leo isolate Ple1 chromosome D2, P.leo_Ple1_pat1.1, whole genome shotgun sequence:
TATCCCAGGGCATTTAACTGTACACTTTACATGTGTACAATTTATTCTGTCAGTTaagtctcaataaagctgtttcaaGAAAAGCCTTCGTGTGGCTAGAAGTGGCCGTGGGGTCAGGGGTCTGAGGTGAAGCCCCGGCAGTAACTGGCCCAGAGCAGGGTCTCTTCAGGCAGAGCCCCAGATCGGCAGCCCGGTGGGCTTGCCTGCCCTCTGGATTCTCCTCGACATATGGACACCAGCTCCTGGTCGCAAGCAGGggcccttccccagcctctgagGCCGGAGGGCCCCTGGTCATGCCAATTCCTGCACACACATGGCTGAAAGAGGtctggagggaaaggagagggtttgGGGAGACCCTGGGGTCCAGGGCAGTGGTGGCAGGATGCCTCCCACCCCGAGGCCCAACCCAAGCCTCATGCTGAAGCCACGACAGCCTCCTCCTCCACGCTGCTTCGGGCCGGCTGGCCCTTTGCTTGCTGGGCCAGGGGCGTTCTCCTGTCCTTTACCCCTCACCTGCCCACTTCCCAGGATGGTTCAGGCTGCTGCGTATTCAGTAGGCACTCAACCActggagacagagaacagagaacaacAGACGtgggcccaccccccaccccgaccactTCCTGGAGCATCCAGACCAGGTGCTGACACCTGCCCGCCTGGTCCTCTCCAGGGCCACCCACATGTCTCCCCACTCAGGGCCACCTGGGCAGCGGCTCCACCCACCTCCAGGCCTCTTGCATAGTCACGGCCCCCCACGCAGTCTCCACTCCACCTGTGTGAGCTCTTGTCTCAAACTAcaggggggagggaggcctcACCTCCCACCTGAGGAGGCAGCAAGGGGGACGGAGGGATGGGCACTCCACGGAGCCAATGGCTTCCCTCGTGCTTAGAACCAAACAAGTCTTTGTGAGGGTGGGGCTGTTGTTGAGGCCTCTGGACACTGACAAACCACTACGGTTTCTGACATTTTCATAAATTGGGTGCATCCCAgtcccaggcccctcccaggaCTGGCCCGGCCCCCGGGGCTCCCGGTTGGCTGCAGTCTGGGTGCTCCAGAGCGGGGCCAGCTCGTCTGTCGTCTGGCTCAGAGATCCAGATTTCCTCCTGGGCCCTGTGGTCTTCGCCAGGCCTAGCAGAGGGCGTCGGGGGCCAGCACCCCCTTCTTGAGGATGAGGTTTCCATAGAGGGCTGTCTCCCTGCATAAGGAAGTGAGCTGAGCACCAGGCTGGGGCCCGCTGTTCTGCCACCCACCTGGCCCACCTTCACCCCAGACGCTAGACTAATCCAGGGACCGGTCATCAGGGAAATCCCGTGGCGGTCATATTCCCAGTGGGGCATCCAGTCTGTCAGGGCAGGGCTGAGCAGAGGGTAGGGGGAGCtctggagtggggaggagggcccAGCATGGCCCAGACCCAGCAGGACCAGCAGGACCCCATGGGCCTGGCCAGAACTCACCCAGTTGCTACAACAGCAAAAGCCTTCTTGGCCCGCGCATAAAACTCAAACCTCTCTATCTTCGCCAGGGTGTCCTGGAAGGCAAAATGTCATGGTCGAGGGACCTTGCTCAGAAACCCTCAAGGGCCCAAGCAGGTAGCAGGGGCATGAGGTCACATGGCTGCTCTGAGGTTCATTTCTCTGGCTCTCCTTGCTGGGGTCCCAAGGATGCTTGGCCTCTGAGCTGTGAGGGCTGGACAGGCAGGAGCATGGGGGGCTGTGGTGGCCACCTGCCTGGGGCCCTTGTGTCCGTTGGAGCTGGCCTGAGGGCAGGAGGGTGCCTGCCCAGGACAGAAGCCCCAAGCATCCTCTCCTCAGGTGGGTCCTGCCCAACACACCTGCCAGCAGGTGGTCCTTGGAGGACAAGCCCACCCCCTCACAATGCGGGGGTGACACACGGCATTGGCCGGGCCTCTGACCACAAGACAGGGGCCGGGGCACCTCACTTCCCCCTGGCTCCGCTCAGACAGGCTGGCGTGGGGGAGGGACCCTAGGCGAAGCCAGGTCAGGATCCTGAGGCAGGGCACAGCCACATCCCCAGGGTCGCTCTTCTGTGGAGGGAGGGCAAGTGCTGAGACAACTGTAGCATGGAATCTGGGGCCTCGGTCTTGTGCTCCTCCCGGCCTCCAAGGAGGTGAAGCTTTCCTGGTGGGGCCGCAGTCTCACCGTGCAGCCGGCCCCGGACAGGATGGACTGGTAGCTCCTCCACACCGGGGTCTGAAGGCCCTTCGTCCTGTCGCTGGGCACCAGGTCCATGACAGCAGCCTAGGCACAGAGGGGTCAGCTTCGCGGTCTATCTGTCTAGTTGCCCTGGGTGCTACCAGGCCCCCACACTGGGTGACAGTTCAGGGGTCCTCCGTTCAGGGTCAGAGCCCTTTGGGGACACATTCCTCCCCACTCAAGGCAAGTGGGCCCCCTGAGGTCTGACAAAGAAAGCAAGTGGAAAAGGCACTCACCGGGCTCTCTACGTAGGTGTCCAGGGGCAGCAGCTTCAGCACGGCCTCCAGGAGCTGTGGGATGCCCAGGCCTGAGGGCACAGTGCCAGCCTGAGACTCCAGCCCTCTCCCACCTGGCTGCCGATGGTGCCACCTGCCCTGTTGGCCTGTCCACACCGTTCCCCCTGGGCCTCACTCAGCTGGCCAGCAAGGATGCACTTGGGCCCAGGACAGAGAAGGCCCTGCAGGCACGTGCTGCCCGCCTGGGGACACTTATTGGGGCCACACTGGCATCTCCCCGCCCTGTGGCCATCCTGGCTCTGGGCCCGCCCTGCCCGTCCCCCTTCACTGCACTACACAGGTTATTGGTGGTGACCTCAAAGTCATCTATCAGGAAGGGCACCTGGGCCACTTCCCTGAGCCCAGAAGTCCCCCGACATGACCCCTGGGTTGCCACTCTTATCCTGTGGTGAGCACAGTGGGGCCTGGGAAGAGGCTGTCCCCACGGCCCCAGTTCTCCCGTAGAACCGGGTCCTGATTGTTAAAGAACTCGTGCGCTTCGTACAAAACTGGGAAATACAGAAACTGCTGGTGAGAAAGCCTGAGAGCACTTTCTTTTGCCGTCTTCTCTGCTCCTCTTGGTGGTTGACTTGTCCGCAAGCCTGGCTCCGACCCCTAACTGCTGGTTTCCACTAACACGCAGGGTGTGCGCGTCACTTGCAGGCTTGGCTGCTCCTTGCCTCCCAGCATTTGGCCTTTCCCACGGCCCATCCTCCTTGGGTCATCTGGCTCATGGTGTATACTGAGGCACAGCTGGCTCATCTCTGTCAGCAGGGAGTGGAAGCCAAGGCCGCTGGGTCTGGAGCTGGCAGCGCACTGAACATGCCTCAGACCACTGGCCTGCGTTgtccggggcggggcgggggaggggttgGCCCACGTttcacatctctgtgcctcagtgacCTCGCCTCTCCACGGAGAGTCATGTCCCCCTCACGGCATCGCTGAGGGCGGGGAAACAGCCACGCCCAGTTTGAGCCCAGTGCCAGCCCAAGGAGCACAGGCCGCTGCTGCTCTTATCCCCCCTGCCCAGACCTCACTCTCGGTACAACTCTGCTACCTCTATCACCTTGGGGATCTGGTTCCAGGACTCTCCAAGTCAAGCCTCCTGCCCACCCCTTGGGGTCAGAGGGTCTTAGAAACAGAGCACGTGGGCACCTGGAGCCCGTGAGGCCAGGCCACCAGTACTGGGATTTCTAGTGAACACCTGACCTGGGTGTACTAGTGCTCAGCCAGCCGATgaggctctgggcctcagtttccccacttgcaTGAAGTTACCAAGTGGTGTCTCAGATGGAGCAGGAGGCCCAGGGTCATCTCTGGGGTTGGGGTTGAAGAGGGTCCTGGTACCGGGATTTCCTGGCTCACTGGTGGGTGCTTGGGGaatgagtggggatggggacagagctGCCACACTTGGGGAGCCCAGAGCGCGGACGACTGCCCATCCACCCTAATCCACCCTGTCAGAGGTGGCCAACTCACCGTCGGCACGGATCTCCTCCGGGCCACACCTGCAtatggaggaggtggggaagttCACGTCTGCAAAAACTGAACAGCCATCCAACCTGATTAGACATCCCTTGGTGGGTCCTTGGGTCTGCGCAGCCCAGCTTCCAACTTCGTGGGTGGGCGCAGACCTCGGGTCACCTGCTCACTGCCCTCTCCGACCCCTCCCatcagaggtggggggaggggacagggagttTCCCAGTGGTGTAGAAACTGCAGGTGCTTCCAGGACGAGGGCGGATTTTGGACCCGCGGCCTCCACCCAGCAGGGGCGCCCCGTCCTGAGAAGCTGCTCGCGTCCGAGGCCCGCCGCCCCGGGAAAAGATAAAGCGCCGCAAACAACTTGGTGTGACCCTTCGGGGGCCGTCTGGGAAGGGGTCTGGAGACTGAACACACCGGGCCTGAGGCCGGAGCTGGGAACttggccgcccccgccccccccccccccccaaaagctaGGCTGATGGAGGGGCCGGGCCTCCCGGACACAGCCCTGCCTGGAGCAAGGGTCGCTGTCCTCGTGACCTTCTGGGACCAACCAAGGTCGGGGCAGGGGCTTGGGTCACCGCCCGGGGCCTCAATTTCCTAAAGGACGCGGGACGGGGAAGGAGGGAGTGTCCTACTGGGAAGTCGGATGGGGCGGCCTATGCAATGCCCCCACCGCCCTTCCCTGGAAGCGGGAGTCGTCGTCTCCTGGCCGGGCCACAGCCTGGGCCGGGCCACCTCCCGGCTTCTTCCGAGGGTGGGGGCCCCGAGGCCCTGTCCCCGCCGCGCTCACCGATCTCGTCTCCGTGCCCCATCCGCGCCAGGGCGTAGAGCAGCTCGGGGGACAGCAGCGCTGGGATGCCCTTCAGCACTACCATGCTCGCGGGTCtggagcggggggcggggcctcgaCGGAAGGGGCGGACCCTGGAGCGGAGCAGGCGGGGCCTCGACGGAAGGGGCGGGGCCACGCGAGGCGTACCTGGGGCTGGAAGCTCCAAGCCGCGCTGGCTGACCCTGGGCAGGGGTGGTGACAACCGGCCCAGCCCCACAGGCGTCTTCCTGGGCCTCGCGTTCCCCGCCACGTCCAAGACCCGGGCGTCGTGTGTTTGTGGTCCGAGCTCTCCGCTGCCGCCCCTCGCGGCCTCCTCGCCCGCCTCCGCTACGCCCCCAGGCCAGGCTGAGCCCCCAGTCGCACCGCAGACCGCTGGGTCTCTGGTGTCGCTGAGTGGGGAAGGGCGGGTGACCAGACCTGTCAGACTTCTTTAACCAACATTCTTCCTTCAGGACACCCGCCGgcctgccctggggtgggggaaccCTGGAGGGCAGGCAGCTGTGGCCTCTGGGCTAAGTGGGAGTGCTGGGAGTACCCCATTGGCGTTCTCCACCCTGTCCCCCAAGTGTCAGCCTGCTGACACCCCTCAGGTACCTGACTGGGGTACAGCACCCCATCCCAGGACAGCAGTGCCCTGACCTGCCAGCCTTCCTCAGGACTGgatcttcccacccccaccttcccaaGATGGGGTGTCCagactggggggggggtgctagaTCCACAGCTCCTTCTGGTAAACAGAGGGAGCACCTTGCCTTCAGCTGGCCAGAGTCCCCTGCCTGCTGACCCTTGTCCCTGCCACCTGGAATCTGGATGCTGGGCTCCCTCCTTAAGAGCCAGGGTCACCAACCATCTCAGGGTGTCACCACCTCCTGTACACTCCTTGCTGGAAGATGCCCACTTCCACAGCAGGGCACCCCACAGCCTGTCTGTGTCCAGGGCTCTGTCAGGTTCTGGGGCCTGATCCTGGTAGCCGGTAGCTGACTGCCATCCCACAGTGCCACAGGCACATCTCCACTGAAAGACGGGGTTTATTCCCTTCCCTTGAACCAGGTGGACCTTTGTAACTGCTTTGACCAGTAGAATATGCTGGAAATGGTGCTGTTTGGCTTCTGAGGTTAGGTCATAAAAGGCAGCACGGCTTCCTCCTGATTCTGTCCTCAGAACACTTGTCCAGGGAACCCAGTCACCATATTGGCAGGAAGCCCAGGACACATGGAGAGCCTCCTGGTGGATATGTTGGTCCTTGGCTCCAGCTAGGCCCCGCTGATGCAGCACCAACCACCAGAAGAGTGAATGAGTGGTCAGGAGGCCCCAGCTTAGGCCCCAGACACAGTGGGATAAAGACAAGCTGACCCATACAGACTGTGAGAATGGGTAGTGATTGCTGCCCTAAGCCACTAACTTtaggggtaatttgttacacagctcTAGCTGGCTGATGCAGGTGGCTCCTGGGCCCTGCTAAGATGGACACCAAGAGCTCCACCAACACTGTCGTTGGCCTTCTGTCTGTGTCTACTCTCCTCCCATCTGCTCCCACACTCGGGCTGGAGGGCAGACAGCAGAGCagatgtgcacacatgtgctgGCCTGGTCGTACCCCACGTAAAGACCCACGACCAAACCTCACTGCCCAGTGTGCAGATGGGGATCCTGTTCAGCTCCAGCCGGCCCTTAGCCCCAGGGCCTCGCCTCACAGTGCTGCCCCGCTCACCTGCCCAGTGGGAGACGGCCCGACCCAGAGCTGTGGGCAGGCTCTCTCCTTCTGGAGCCCACCTTCTTCCACTTCACTGCCACATGGACTTGGGGTTGTGTGGTCCGCGCTATTGTCAtgacccccagcccagccctgtggTTCTGGGAATGCTGGGAGGCCTGGCTTCTCCTGGGAAGGTTCTGTACATGAAAGACAACaaagccacaggaaaaaaaagaaagaaagaaagaaaagaaagaaagaaaagaaaagaaagaaagaaagaaagaaagaaagaaagaaagaaagaaagaaagaaagagaaagacagaaaaaagaaagaaaaaacatgtctGTGTTTtcctgctgggccctggggtgcttggctggtCGAGGGAGACAGTTGGAAACCAGCCTGGCATCTGGCAGGGCCAGGAACgcagggctctgggctgcctgGTTGGGCAGGGTGAAGGCAGGAGCCgccaggggctggaagggggagggggggaggggggggcgggggacaggggaAGGCCAGCAGGGCCTGTACCCGGGCCATCCGAGTGGCTGCCTCCACCCTGGGTGAGGGTTGTGCCTGAGCAGTTTGAACTCCAAAATGGAAGTGTGCAAACATGAGGGGAGAAGTCAATCTGGTACAGAGAGATAAGTAAGGCAAGGTTTCAGcttcaaaacaaatcaaaatcccAAACAATATGGGGCCAGAAGTCCATTAACTCCAAGGGAGTGGGAGCTTCGCCTTGGGGTTTGTGGCCCCCGGGCAGTGTCCTGCTCAGGGCTGCCAGCGATGCTGTCACTCACGGCAAAGCCTGTGGCCGCGTGCTAGCCTCCCTgcagctcagcccagagcccccaaGCCAGCTCTCACTCCACCAGGCCTAGGGGGTGGGCTCCTGTCTCTGCCAAGTTCTGGAGCCCAAATAACCCTGTGGATACAGACATGTGAGGCACACGGAGACTCTGACGTGCATGTTCAACGTTTAACAATTTCTTGGCTTCTGGCTGCACACGGCTAAGACAGGGTGTGAAGACAAGTCTCAGATGGGCCCCTCAAAACCGGCTCCtcaggaggcgcctgggtggttcaatcagttaagcgtccgactttggctcaggttatgatctcacggtttgtgagttcgagccctgcgtcgggctctgtgctgacagctcggagcctggagcctggagcctgcttcggattctgtgtctccctctctctctgaccttcccctgctctctctctctctctctcaaataaataaacattaaaaaaaaaaaaatgaaaaaccccAGCTCCTCACAATCCTGGGGCACATTACTCGATCAAATTACAGAGGCTGCTGCCTCATGGctgtgaaaaattaaacaaatggatTTCTCCAACTTTCAGGTTTCTTTCCTCGGACACCTCTGCTTGTTTATTCTAGAATGTGTGATAGGTGTTATGCCATCCAGCACAAACCCTCAGTTATGCATTCAGCTTTAATAAATGAGTATTTCCACATCTATTGCCTGAAGAATGCCCAGCTTTCTGGTGACCTGCCCAGAGAGCCTGTTCGGTGCGGCCCGAATCCCATTCCCTCGTACCTACTTCTGCCCATGTCACGCGGTCTGAGACCCCGAGGCTTATCTGTAAAGAATATCACCCTGCCTTCTGTCTGCACTCTCAGCCCCAGGGAGCGGGGGAACTCCCGCCTGCCTCTCAACACCTCCCTTCTGGAGCCTGCTCCAAACTCACTGACTTCTGACCACGAAGCACAGGAGAACAGACAGGTCCTGGGTGAAGCCCGCGGCGCTAATACCTGCAGGGCAAACGGTCTGCATAGGATCAGAATTCCTGTTGCGGCCCCGTGCCCGGCTGTGCTGCACAAATGTAACCAAAACACAAGAGCATGTCATCTAAGGTGTTCAGACAGCCAGGCTTTACAGGTCATTTCAACTCTTTGTCAAGCATTCAGCTCGTTTCCTGGGGCAGGGGGTACACACTCCTGGCCCTATCCCAGCCCAAGACTGGGACTGGATCTGCACGTCCAGAAATGATCTCAGCTGTGTTCCAGCCTCTGGACTACCTGCCCACACCTACCTGCAGGACACAGTGGAGGAGGCAACGGTCACGAGTGCTCCCAGGTCACCACTGAGCCGCAGGGACAGAGGGCTCCCAGGGATGCGCGCTCTGAGGCTCAGCTCCTGGACGAGTCCCTGCGTGGGCAGAGCTCTGCCCTGGTTTGTGAGCAGCACTCACCGTCCCCTGACAGGTGGGGCTGTCTCTGTAGAGCGACGCTGGCAgggtgagggctgggggtggCGTGGCAGCCGGCAGGCGCTTTCCCCTCACCCGGGCCCATCAGTTAACCGGCAGCTGCTGTGCCACATGCACCAGTGTCGACAGCCAGCTGGGTCCCCATGGTGCCGGGCCTCACCTCAGAGGGTCCGATGATGTTCTGAGGCTGGGCCCCTGCCCTGGGGTAGTGACTGCTCGCTTCACCCCTGAAGCTCTCAGGCAGGACATGGGTCTCCGTCCTGTGCTGCAGGGCTTTCGCTCACGGACCTGGTGAGGGACGGTTTGGAGCCCCACGCTGTGCTGGCCCAAGAATTGAGCAGCAGACGTCTGGTGGGGTGTGGGTGGCCTCCTGTGACTGGGGTCCCTCCATTACCCAGTGCCCTGCACGGTGTGATCCAGGGGACGCAGCTGGCCCACCAGAGTCTGAAGCCAACAGAGGAGACGTGCTGTAGAAATTCGGTCTCCTACCGCAGGTTCCGCTGGGTGCCTTGGAGACCTCACATGCCAGGGCCCCCATGGTTCTGGTCCAGGTCTGGGGGCACGTGCATTCCAGCAAACACCCCAGGGGTTCGGTTCGGATGCATGTGGTGCCTAACATCAGTGCCGGAGACTCAGCCTGCCTGGCCCTGAGAAGCACCAGGGAGAGGCTAGCCGACGAGTTTAGATGGGACGGGGTAGGGCAGGTCCCTGTCACAGGCAGCCTGTCCCTTGACAGGCTCACTTCTCAAAATCTTACAGACACGCTCACGCTGAAGCATGAGGATTCACACACAGAATGCTCACCACGGTGTTTTGCACACAGTTCTGGTAACTGGATACTGGACGCAGCCTAATATCCAACACCAGGGGAAATAAACCACAACATACCTGCATAATTACGTATTTCAGGGCCATCGGGCGGGATGCTCGcaggaacattactcagccatgagaAGAAATCAAACTCCATTGTGTGCTATGACCTGGACAGAACTTGGAAACATACTAGATTCCTGGACACAGAAAGAAGGTGGCCGAGGCAGCACCAAGGCTGAGAGGTCACGGTTGGGAACAGGGGTTAGTGTTTAACGGGGACAGAGTCTCTGTTCGGAGGATGAAGCAGCATGGAGATGGGCAGCAGGGAAAACACCGCGAACACACTTGGAGAGTTAAAAACGGATGAGATGGCAACCTGTACGTtacgtatattttaccacaagtAAAAGAATGCTCGTCAAACACGAGAAGAGGGTGCACTTGTAGGACGGGAGTAGAAGACAACCAGTCAGTGCACTTTGGAGAAGCGTGGATGcagaattccatttttataaaaaagaaaactgagctcCGTACtcatgtgtgcacgtgtatgcACAGAAATATCTAGAAAGCTCCGTGCCTGTTAGCAGTGGTGACCCTGTGTGATGGGTGACTTACTTTATGGACTTCTGTGCTGTGTGTCTGTTGTCACAACAACAAAGCAGAAGTTTGCACAGCGATGTGATGCTCACCTCCAGAGGAGAAAGGCACGACGCGATTTATGACTGCCATGTAGTCAGCAGCATCACCCCCGGAGCGGCACGTTCACTGGCTGTGAAACCACACAGCGACCCAGCAGGGGACACACTTCCATCTGAACATGACACGCTGTACACACTCACTATCTCAGTTTCTGAAATTGAGTGAAAACTTAAACACGCCAAAGGCTCATGAGcagaattattttcagtttattttgagagtgtgtgcgcGCAAGCAgggtgaagaggcagagagagacagactctcaagacagagaacctcaagcaggctctgtgctgttagcgcagagcccgacatggggcttggtctcatgaactgtgagatcgtgacctgagctgaaatcaagagtcggacgctcaaccgactgagcccccccggcgTCCTAAGCAGAATCTGATTAAGAAGAATATGCTTAGTCAGGACGTGAACACACTCCAAATGCCGATTCTCACGGCCGCTGGGTTCAGACTGCCCACCACTGAGAGCACAAGCCCCGAGGAGCTGAGTGTCACCCACACAGCCCTTTACAAGAGAAGGACTGATTTGCTTCTAAAACTGTCAGACTGTATTTTCTCTAAGTAGAGACTtcaaggcagagacagaggcgcTCACTGGTCTTTGAAACTggcctttctcttttccacaaATGCAGTCATCCCTTCCTTCCGGTCTTCCtggtgggaaagggaaaaaaggcgGAGATGGACATTTGTCAAGCGCGGGGCTCAGCCTGTCTGGGGTTTGCTCAGTCTGTCGGGTTCCTCTGCCCTCCGATTTCCAGAGTGGTGGGGGCACCAGAAGGGAGGGTCCTGCATTGGGATCGCCTGGAAACCTGGCAGTGACCCAGATTCCCTGACCACTTAGGGTTGGCCTGGAAATGGCAGTTTTATAGGTCACTCAGCCCCAGGTCTGATCATTCAGGGGCCACTGATTTACATGTCAAATAAACTCTCATCCACAGAGAAGCTCAGATGCACGTGTTTGGGTCATTCACCTGTTCTGCACCTGGTTTGGTGGCGGTCTGTGTCAACGAGTGTCCTGAGTGCCAAGGAGCAGGACACGGAGTGCAAGCCCACCTTGCACCTTTCTCTGCGTgcgcgcatgtgcacacacgtgcacacgcatacCTTCACTCCCTCGACAGGCAAAGCTATTTCTAATCTCTCTTTTATGAAACACCTACATAAGACTTTCTGATAAAAAAGAGGTTTTAATGACCATTACAAGACTGAGCACCTTTCGGTTACTGTCAGAAACCCTAGAAAACACTGTTCTGAAGCTCTGGGTTGCAGTTTCAGAACACATTCAAATTCCGTTCCCAGCAATTTGACAGATCTAGGAAAATTATGGGCAAGCGGACTGCATTTACGTACGGGAGCTCGCTGTCTAAGAGTGCAGTTCCTAAGACCTTCCGTAACAGGAAGTCACTCTGTAAGAGCTTCCACACACTGCACTTATTTGCGAAAATCATGCTCACGGACACGATACATCTGATCCAGCTACTGGGGAAGTGAATAGTTCAACCAAAGAGAAATGGTATCTAATGAAAAAATCTACAAGGAAATTCTCCGTGATTTTTATGGCTGGGACACTTGTGACGCCTCATCTGAGTGTTGTTTACTCACAGTAGCGAACGTTGAATAGAAGAGCTTCTTCTCCAACTTGTTTCCCTCTGTTAATGTCATTTcaaaagctgaaaaagaaaatcctgaagTCACGAACTCCGGTGTTAGATGTGGGAACACAGAAATTTTTT
Protein-coding regions in this window:
- the FUOM gene encoding fucose mutarotase; protein product: MVVLKGIPALLSPELLYALARMGHGDEIVFADVNFPTSSICRCGPEEIRADGLGIPQLLEAVLKLLPLDTYVESPAAVMDLVPSDRTKGLQTPVWRSYQSILSGAGCTDTLAKIERFEFYARAKKAFAVVATGETALYGNLILKKGVLAPDALC